In Microplitis mediator isolate UGA2020A chromosome 2, iyMicMedi2.1, whole genome shotgun sequence, a single window of DNA contains:
- the LOC130663767 gene encoding uncharacterized protein LOC130663767 produces MDRGLFELAMSSQRPSIFINTVAPFFFDGSTLLQSTVTGSKSKRSVEEIQPNKLDPIILRQMRDFYNYYLQNSIFTKKLEPSQKDRELGKSLFYLGRFIARLKNPSSKKKSNSSSKKKKKDASKNDDKENDDNKNDDREDDDFQDDDSHEGDRYNDDDDTFDDVATNVIGDEDDLDKEGVFTTKEHEENSEELLIDTDVE; encoded by the exons ATGGATAGAGGCTTATTTGAATTAGCAATGAGTTCTCAACGAcccagtatatttataaatacagtcgctcctttttttttcgatggaAGTACTTTATTACAAAGTACAGTAACTGGGTCAAAGTCAAAAAGATCTGTAGAAGAAATCCAACCTAATAAATTGGACCCTATTATTTTACGACAAATGAGAg aTTTTTACAACTACTACCTACAGAATtcaattttcacaaaaaaattggaaCCATCTCAGAAAGATCGTGAATTaggaaaaagtttattttatttgggaAGATTTATAGCGCGTTTGAAGAATCCCTCCTCCAAGAAGAAAAGTAAttcttcaagtaaaaaaaaaaaaaaagatgccAGTAAGAACGATGATAAAGagaatgatgataataaaaatgatgatcGTGAGGATGATGATTTTCAGGATGATGATAGTCATGAAGGGGACCGttataatgatgatgatgatactTTTGATGATGTGGCTACAAATGTAATAGGTGATGAGGACGACCTTGATAAGGAGGGAGTTTTTACAACTAAAGAACACGAAGAAAATTCTGAGGAATTATTGATTGACACAGATGTAGAATGA